Proteins co-encoded in one Brassica oleracea var. oleracea cultivar TO1000 chromosome C4, BOL, whole genome shotgun sequence genomic window:
- the LOC106340041 gene encoding protein YLS3 encodes MAYNQNQQMLALCITIAIMFLGVRSDLIQDIKGCQDSMSDLYSCLPFVTNKAKAPDSTCCTTLKEKLDKGQTKRCLCTLVKDRDDPGLGFKVDANRAMSLPSTCHVPANISQCPELLHLPPDSVAAKIFKQFTESSQNVGHKAVSTSSSVKGRDKKQFGLMMAGAFSVYLV; translated from the exons ATGGCTTACAATCAAAATCAACAAATGCTGGCTCTATGCATAACAATAGCAATAATGTTTCTTGGTGTGAGATCAGATTTGATTCAGGACATAAAAGGGTGTCAAGATTCCATGTCTGATCTCTACTCTTGTCTTCCTTTTGTCACTAACAAAGCTAAAGCTCCAGACTCAACATGTTGCACCACACTCAAAGAAAAATTAGACAAAGGCCAGACAAAAAGATGTCTCTGCACTCTTGTCAAAGACAGGGATGATCCTGGTTTAGGGTTCAAAGTTGATGCCAACCGTGCAATGAGCCTCCCTTCCACTTGTCATGTCCCTGCAAATATTTCACAATGCCCAG AGCTTCTACATTTGCCTCCAGATTCAGTAGCGGCTAAGATTTTTAAGCAATTCACTGAATCCTCTCAGAATGTTGGACACAAAG CTGTATCCACAAGTTCAAGCGTTAAAGGAAGAGATAAGAAGCAATTTGGACTAATGATGGCTGGAGCTTTCTCAGTATACTTAGTGTAA
- the LOC106338544 gene encoding DEAD-box ATP-dependent RNA helicase 11-like — protein sequence MSASWADAADSDREVNPFGGDANQENTSIDFDDYEDTPIETSGEDVPPPVHAFADIDLGEALNLNIRRCKYVTPTPIQRHAIPILLAGMDLMACAQTGSGKTAAFCFPIISGIMRDQHGERPLGSRTVYPLALILSPSRELASQIHDKAKKFSYQTGVKVVVAYGGTPIDQQLMELEKGVDILVATPGRLNELLERATVTMQMIKFLALDEADRMMDMGFEPQIRKIVEQMDMPPRGVRQTMLFSATFPRLVQRLASDFLSNYIFLAVGMVGSSPDLITLKVEYVHDSDKRSHLMALLHAQRENGTGDEKSLTLVFVETKTGADSLENWLCMNEFPATSIHGDKTQQVRLIDRSLQYCTVSVWESDSLFLQPRYRQVKHINLEFSQGIEGNHLQLVKSQCQNALLSLKCLNLNGCQKISDGGIEAITSICPNLKAISIYWNVRVTDDCIRHLVNNCRTIIDLNLSGCKSITDKGMQLVAESYQDLESLNITRCVKITYDGLLHVLHKCSTLQTLNLYALSGFIDKAYKKISLLADLRFLDLCGAQNLFDEGLTHMAKCIKLESLNLTWCVQITDSGVITIANSCTSLEFLSLFGIVGVTDRCLETLSQTCSATLTTLDVNGCIGIKRRSREELLQMFPRLTCFKVHS from the exons ATGAGTGCATCATGGGCAGATGCTGCTGACTCAGACCGTGAAGTGAATCCCTTTGGAGGCGATGCTAATCAGGAGAACACTAGCATTGACTTTGACGACTACGAAGATACTCCCATTGAGACCAGTGGGGAAGACGTGCCTCCTCCCGTTCACGCATTTGCAGACATAGATCTCGGGGAGGCGTTGAATCTCAACATCAGGAGGTGCAAGTACGTGACGCCAACGCCAATACAGCGTCACGCCATCCCTATACTGCTTGCCGGAATGGATTTGATGGCTTGTGCTCAGACAGGGTCTGGTAAAACGGCTGCGTTTTGCTTTCCGATCATTAGTGGAATCATGAGAGATCAGCATGGGGAGAGACCTCTTGGTTCGCGGACTGTTTATCCTCTTGCACTCATCCTCTCACCATCAAGGGAGCTAGCAAGCCAG ATACATGATAAAGCCAAAAAATTCTCCTACCAAACTGGTGTGAAGGTTGTTGTTGCTTATGGAGGAACACCTATTGACCAGCAG CTCATGGAACTGGAGAAGGGAGTTGATATCCTTGTGGCAACACCTGGCCGGTTAAATGAATTGCTAGAGAGAGCTACAGTCACAATGCAGATGATTAAGTTTTTAGCTCTTGATGAAGCGGACAGGATGATGGACATGGGGTTTGAACCACAAATTAGAAAGATTGTTGAACAGATGGACATGCCTCCACGTGGGGTCAGACAGACAATGTTGTTTAGTGCCACGTTTCCAAGG CTTGTACAGAGACTAGCATCTGATTTCCTGTCAAACTACATATTCTTGGCTGTGGGAATGGTTGGTTCAAGCCCTGATTTAATCACCCTAAAGGTTGAGTATGTCCATGATTCTGACAAGAGAAGCCATCTCATGGCCTTGCTACACGCTCAGAGAGAGAATGGCACCGGGGACGAG AAGTCATTGACATTGGTCTTTGTGGAGACAAAGACAGGAGCTGACAGTTTGGAAAATTGGTTGTGCATGAATGAGTTTCCAGCAACCTCCATTCACGGCGATAAAACACAACAGGTTCGTTTGATTGATAGAAGTCTTCAAT ATTGTACTGTGAGTGTTTGGGAAAGTGATTCACTGTTCTTGCAGCCAAGATATCGTCAAGTGAAGCATATCAATCTCGAGTTCTCTCAGGGTATTGAAGGCAATCATCTTCAACTTGTGAAAAGCCAG TGTCAGAATGCTCTTTTAAGCTTAAAATGCTTGAATCTGAATGGGTGCCAAAAGATATCTGACGGTGGAATCGAAGCTATAACTAGCATATGTCCCAATCTAAAAGCTATCTCTATCTACTGGAATGTGAG GGTGACTGATGATTGCATTAGACATCTAGTGAACAATTGCAGAACCATCATTGATTTGAACCTAAGTGGCTGCAAG AGTATAACCGACAAAGGTATGCAGCTAGTAGCTGAAAGTTATCAAGACTTGGAGTCACTGAATATCACTAG GTGTGTTAAGATCACATATGATGGATTACTTCATGTGCTACATAAGTGTTCTACTCTCCAGACCTTAAACCTCTATGCTCTTTCAGG ATTCATAGACAAAGCCTACAAGAAGATATCACTTTTGGCTGATCTAAGGTTCTTAGATTTATGTGGTGCTCAG AATTTATTTGATGAGGGGCTTACTCATATGGCTAAGTGCATCAAGCTAGAGTCTCTCAACTTGACATG GTGTGTGCAGATCACAGATTCAGGGGTTATTACAATTGCTAATAGTTGTACCTCTCTAGAATTTCTCAG CTTGTTTGGAATAGTTGGTGTGACTGATAGATGTCTGGAGACTCTCTCGCAGACCTGCTCTGCCACACTCACCACTCTTGATGTCAATGGCTGCATCGGTATTAAG AGACGAAGCCGTGAAGAGTTGCTTCAGATGTTTCCTCGTCTGACATGCTTCAAAGTACACAGCTAA